One stretch of Pseudoalteromonas shioyasakiensis DNA includes these proteins:
- the dnaE gene encoding DNA polymerase III subunit alpha, with the protein MPAPQFVHLRVHSDFSMVDGLAKTKPIVAKAEELQMPALAITDQMNLCGLVRFYGAAHGAGIKPIVGADFWLRSPEFEDEPSRITILAKDNEGYKNLTLLISKAYQRGHLFHRPVVDREWLVEHKNGLILLSGAKDGDLGKALLKGNPGLIESVVSFYKQHFSDHYYIELIRTERALEEDYLHLAVELAAKEQLPVVATNEVVFLKPENFEAHEIRVAIHDGYTLEDKRRPKRFSEQQYLKTAEQMAELFSDIPEALENTVEIAKRCNVTVQLGTYFLPDYPTGSLKIDDFLVKVSEDGLEERLQFLFPDEQERKEKRVEYDERLKIELEVINQMGFPGYFLIVMEFIQWSKDNNIPVGPGRGSGAGSLVAYALKITDLDPLEFDLLFERFLNPERISMPDFDVDFCMDRRDEVIDHVAALYGRDAVSQIITFGTMAAKAVIRDVGRVLGHPYGFVDRISKLVPGDPGMTLAKAFDVEPRLQEAYDGDEEVKELIDMCRILEGCTRNAGKHAGGVVISPTTITDFAALYCDDEGKFPVTQFDKNDVETAGLVKFDFLGLRTLTILQWALDMTNERLAREGKEPVDINAIPLDDKPSIELLLRAETTAVFQLESRGMKDLIRRLKPDCFEDMIALVALFRPGPLQSGMVDNFIDRKHGREEISYPDVQWQHESLQPILEPTYGIILYQEQVMQIAQVLAGYTLGGADMLRRAMGKKKPEEMAKQRSTFEEGAVNNGVDGELAMKIFDLVEKFAGYGFNKSHSAAYALVSYQTLWMKTHYPAEFMAAVMSADMDNTDKIVTLVDECENMKLTLLPPDVNAGEYKFTVNLQGEIVYGIGAIKGVGEAPVEAILEARSEGGPFKDLFDFCARVDLKRLNKRVVEKLIYAGALDQLGPDKTQPGRATLLASLKDAMRAADQHHKAESLGQADLFGLLATEPDEVEQAFIKATDLTDNEWLDGEKETLGLYLTGHPINQYRKELKHYTTGRLVDLQPTNRDVQSTAAGLVISARTLINKKGNRWGLVTLDDKSARIDVRLFPEQFEMYQDLLQVNNILVISGQVSFDNFSGGITMTARDICTIAEAREKRIKAIKMTLNMVQIEANFFDNLQKVLEPYKFGTCPIKVFYQRPDALAEITLGTEWCVTPSDDLIHKLSLMAAQDVELEFN; encoded by the coding sequence ATGCCAGCGCCGCAATTTGTTCACTTACGTGTTCACTCAGATTTCTCAATGGTGGATGGTCTAGCTAAAACTAAGCCGATTGTAGCTAAAGCAGAAGAGCTGCAAATGCCTGCATTGGCTATTACCGATCAGATGAACTTATGTGGTTTGGTGCGTTTTTATGGTGCTGCCCATGGTGCCGGTATTAAGCCAATTGTCGGCGCTGATTTTTGGTTAAGAAGCCCTGAATTTGAAGACGAACCTAGTCGTATTACCATCTTAGCGAAAGATAACGAAGGCTATAAAAACCTTACTTTATTGATCTCTAAAGCATATCAGCGCGGACATTTATTTCATCGCCCTGTGGTTGACCGTGAATGGCTGGTGGAGCACAAAAATGGCCTAATCTTATTATCTGGTGCGAAAGATGGTGACTTAGGTAAAGCCCTATTAAAAGGTAACCCTGGGCTCATTGAATCGGTAGTTAGCTTTTATAAGCAGCATTTTAGCGATCATTATTACATTGAGCTTATTCGTACTGAGCGTGCTTTAGAAGAAGACTATTTACACCTAGCTGTTGAGCTTGCCGCAAAAGAGCAGTTACCCGTGGTGGCAACTAACGAAGTAGTGTTTTTAAAACCAGAAAACTTTGAAGCCCACGAAATCCGAGTTGCAATCCATGACGGTTACACATTAGAAGATAAACGTAGACCAAAACGCTTTTCTGAGCAGCAATATCTTAAAACAGCGGAGCAAATGGCTGAGCTATTTAGCGATATTCCAGAAGCGTTAGAAAACACCGTTGAAATTGCCAAGCGCTGTAATGTGACCGTGCAGCTAGGGACTTACTTCTTACCAGATTATCCAACTGGATCGCTGAAAATTGACGACTTCTTGGTAAAGGTTTCTGAAGATGGTCTTGAAGAGCGTTTACAGTTTTTATTCCCCGATGAGCAAGAGCGTAAAGAAAAACGTGTTGAGTATGATGAGCGTCTAAAAATAGAGCTCGAGGTAATCAACCAAATGGGGTTCCCTGGTTACTTCTTGATCGTAATGGAGTTCATCCAGTGGAGTAAAGATAACAATATTCCGGTAGGACCAGGGCGTGGTTCTGGTGCTGGTTCGTTGGTTGCTTATGCACTAAAGATTACCGACCTTGATCCGTTAGAATTTGACTTACTATTCGAACGTTTCTTGAACCCTGAGCGTATCTCAATGCCCGACTTTGATGTCGACTTCTGTATGGACCGACGCGATGAGGTAATCGATCACGTAGCGGCGCTTTATGGTCGTGACGCGGTATCTCAGATCATCACTTTTGGTACCATGGCCGCAAAAGCAGTTATTCGGGACGTAGGCCGTGTATTAGGTCACCCTTACGGCTTTGTTGATCGTATTTCGAAATTAGTACCGGGCGATCCGGGTATGACCTTAGCTAAAGCCTTTGATGTTGAGCCACGTTTACAAGAAGCCTACGACGGTGATGAAGAGGTAAAAGAACTTATCGATATGTGTCGCATCCTTGAAGGGTGTACACGTAATGCCGGTAAACACGCTGGTGGTGTTGTAATATCTCCAACTACTATTACTGACTTTGCGGCCCTTTATTGTGATGATGAAGGTAAATTCCCAGTAACGCAATTTGATAAAAACGATGTTGAGACGGCAGGCTTAGTTAAGTTCGACTTCTTAGGTCTAAGAACGTTAACTATCTTGCAGTGGGCGCTTGATATGACTAATGAGCGCTTAGCCCGAGAGGGGAAAGAGCCGGTTGATATCAACGCTATTCCTCTTGATGATAAGCCAAGTATTGAGTTACTGCTACGCGCCGAAACCACCGCGGTATTCCAGCTAGAATCTCGTGGTATGAAAGATTTGATTCGCCGTCTGAAACCCGACTGTTTCGAAGATATGATCGCACTGGTAGCACTATTCCGCCCAGGTCCATTGCAATCAGGCATGGTAGATAACTTTATCGACCGTAAGCATGGTCGAGAAGAAATATCCTACCCAGATGTTCAATGGCAACATGAAAGTCTGCAGCCAATATTAGAGCCAACCTACGGTATCATTCTATACCAAGAACAAGTAATGCAGATTGCGCAGGTTCTAGCAGGTTATACGCTAGGTGGCGCTGATATGTTGCGTCGTGCGATGGGTAAGAAAAAGCCAGAGGAGATGGCAAAGCAACGTTCAACCTTCGAAGAAGGAGCTGTTAATAACGGAGTTGACGGCGAACTTGCAATGAAAATCTTCGACTTGGTAGAGAAGTTCGCAGGTTATGGTTTTAACAAATCTCACTCAGCTGCTTATGCCTTAGTATCGTACCAAACACTGTGGATGAAAACCCACTACCCAGCAGAGTTTATGGCTGCGGTAATGTCGGCGGATATGGATAACACCGATAAAATTGTTACCTTGGTAGATGAATGTGAAAACATGAAACTGACCTTGCTTCCACCAGATGTAAATGCCGGTGAGTACAAGTTTACGGTTAATCTACAAGGTGAAATTGTCTACGGTATCGGTGCGATTAAAGGGGTCGGTGAGGCGCCTGTTGAAGCTATTTTAGAAGCTCGTAGCGAAGGTGGTCCGTTTAAAGACTTATTTGATTTTTGTGCCCGTGTTGACTTAAAGCGTTTAAATAAGCGTGTTGTTGAAAAGCTTATTTATGCCGGAGCACTCGATCAACTTGGCCCAGATAAGACACAGCCTGGTCGTGCTACCTTATTGGCTAGTTTAAAAGATGCAATGCGAGCAGCCGATCAGCATCATAAGGCTGAGTCACTAGGGCAGGCAGATTTATTTGGTTTACTTGCGACAGAGCCAGATGAAGTTGAACAAGCATTCATTAAAGCAACCGATTTAACCGACAATGAGTGGCTTGATGGTGAGAAAGAAACCTTAGGCCTGTATTTAACTGGCCACCCAATTAATCAGTATCGTAAAGAGTTAAAACACTATACAACGGGAAGACTAGTCGATTTACAGCCAACTAATCGCGATGTGCAGTCCACAGCTGCAGGCTTAGTGATTTCTGCCCGAACCCTGATAAACAAAAAGGGAAATCGTTGGGGTCTTGTAACTTTAGATGACAAGAGTGCCCGTATTGATGTACGCTTATTCCCAGAACAGTTTGAAATGTACCAAGATTTGCTGCAAGTAAACAATATCTTGGTAATATCAGGACAGGTCAGCTTTGATAACTTCTCCGGTGGCATTACAATGACCGCTAGAGACATATGCACCATCGCTGAGGCGCGAGAAAAACGTATAAAAGCGATTAAAATGACCTTAAATATGGTGCAGATCGAGGCGAACTTCTTCGATAATTTACAAAAAGTACTGGAACCTTATAAGTTTGGTACTTGTCCTATTAAAGTATTCTATCAACGTCCGGATGCGTTGGCTGAGATTACTTTAGGAACCGAATGGTGTGTTACGCCGAGCGATGACTTAATTCACAAGTTATCGCTTATGGCGGCGCAAGATGTAGAACTAGAATTTAATTAA
- the rnhB gene encoding ribonuclease HII has product MQIERPNVNYIAGVDEVGRGPLVGDVVTAAVILDPNKPIAGLTDSKKLSDKKRQLLAAEIKEKALCYAIGRCSPSEIDELNILHATMLAMSRAVEGLSVKPEFVFIDGNRVPSQLTVPAQAVVKGDSLVEEISAASILAKVARDDEMIELDKRYPDYGFAGHKGYPTKAHFAALEQYGAIAEHRKSFKPVQRILALKGEQL; this is encoded by the coding sequence ATGCAAATTGAACGACCGAATGTTAATTATATTGCTGGTGTAGATGAAGTTGGCCGTGGTCCATTGGTCGGTGATGTTGTTACCGCTGCGGTGATACTCGACCCAAATAAGCCTATTGCAGGTTTAACCGATTCTAAAAAGTTATCAGACAAAAAACGTCAATTATTGGCTGCAGAAATAAAAGAAAAAGCGCTGTGTTATGCCATTGGTCGCTGTAGCCCAAGTGAAATTGACGAATTAAATATATTGCACGCCACTATGCTAGCAATGAGTCGCGCAGTTGAAGGCTTAAGTGTTAAACCTGAGTTTGTTTTTATTGATGGCAACCGTGTGCCAAGCCAACTGACTGTTCCAGCACAGGCGGTAGTAAAAGGCGATAGCTTGGTCGAAGAGATTTCAGCTGCTTCTATTTTAGCTAAAGTTGCCCGTGATGATGAAATGATTGAGCTTGATAAGCGTTATCCTGATTATGGCTTTGCAGGCCACAAAGGCTATCCGACTAAAGCGCACTTTGCGGCACTCGAACAATACGGTGCAATTGCAGAACATCGTAAAAGCTTTAAACCTGTTCAGCGCATTTTGGCGTTAAAAGGAGAGCAACTGTAA
- the lpxB gene encoding lipid-A-disaccharide synthase, whose translation MKEHTKPLRIALVAGELSGDILGEGLIKALKRRFPDAIFEGIAGPRMQAAGCKTLFDMDELSVMGLVEVLGRLPRLLKIRKQLVQHFIDNPPDVFIGIDAPDFNLRVEKPLKEAGIKTVQYVSPSVWAWREKRIHKISAATNLVLALLPFEKAFYDKHGVPCTFVGHTLADDIALEHDQTEARNKLGLAQTDKVLALLPGSRGSEVGLLSETYIETASKLQAQNPDLKIVVPLVNEKRKAQFCEILEKTAPELKLQLLDGQSNLAMQAADAILLASGTATLEGMLYKKPMVVGYKIKPMSYWIFKTLFTFNIKYFSLPNLLANEELVPEYLQAECNVDNLSAALTPMLNTDNSELKARFLAIHKDIRLNANEQAAAAVAELLNAN comes from the coding sequence ATGAAAGAACATACAAAGCCGTTACGTATTGCCTTGGTGGCAGGTGAGTTATCTGGTGATATTTTAGGTGAAGGGCTAATAAAAGCACTTAAACGCCGTTTTCCGGATGCCATATTTGAAGGGATTGCGGGCCCGCGTATGCAAGCGGCTGGCTGTAAAACATTATTCGATATGGATGAATTATCGGTAATGGGTTTAGTTGAGGTACTTGGCCGGTTACCTCGCTTACTTAAAATACGCAAACAATTGGTGCAACATTTTATCGACAATCCACCGGATGTATTTATTGGTATTGATGCACCTGACTTTAATTTACGTGTTGAAAAACCGCTAAAAGAAGCAGGCATTAAAACAGTACAATATGTTAGTCCATCAGTGTGGGCGTGGCGTGAAAAACGTATTCATAAAATCAGTGCAGCCACAAATTTAGTGTTGGCATTATTACCGTTTGAAAAAGCCTTTTACGATAAACACGGTGTACCATGTACTTTTGTTGGGCACACGCTTGCCGATGATATTGCACTTGAGCATGACCAAACCGAGGCTCGTAACAAACTTGGTTTAGCACAAACAGATAAAGTGCTAGCGTTATTACCGGGTAGCCGTGGTTCTGAAGTGGGGCTTTTAAGCGAAACCTACATCGAAACGGCATCTAAACTACAAGCACAAAATCCTGATCTTAAAATTGTGGTGCCATTAGTTAATGAGAAACGAAAAGCACAGTTTTGTGAAATTTTAGAAAAAACAGCTCCTGAGCTAAAACTGCAATTATTGGATGGTCAGTCAAACCTTGCAATGCAAGCAGCGGATGCCATTTTACTTGCCTCAGGAACCGCAACACTTGAAGGCATGTTGTATAAAAAGCCGATGGTCGTGGGCTACAAAATTAAGCCTATGAGTTATTGGATATTCAAAACATTATTCACTTTTAACATTAAATATTTCTCGTTGCCTAACTTATTAGCCAATGAAGAACTAGTACCAGAATACCTACAAGCAGAGTGTAATGTTGATAACTTATCAGCTGCGCTAACACCTATGTTGAATACGGATAACAGTGAACTAAAAGCGCGCTTTTTAGCCATCCATAAAGACATAAGATTAAATGCCAATGAACAAGCTGCAGCAGCAGTCGCGGAGTTACTAAATGCAAATTGA
- a CDS encoding cytochrome ubiquinol oxidase subunit I produces the protein MIDETFVDLSRLQFAITALFHFLFVPLTLGMTWILVIMESVYVMTGREIYRDMTKFWGKLFGINFAIGVATGLTMEFEFGTNWSYYSHYVGDIFGAPLAIEGLMAFFLESTFVGMFFLGWERLTRRQHLAATFLMALGTNLSALWILVANGWMQNPVGAEFNYQTMRMEMTSFAELVFNPVAQVKFIHTVSAGYVAASMFVLGISSWYILKGRDLAFAKRSFSVASGFGLASILCVILLGDESGYEVGEVQKVKLATIEAEWHTEEAPAAFTLVGIPDSEEQVTHAAVKIPYALGIIATRSIDEQVTGIKDLEAQHEERIRNGMIAYEYLEKLRGGEDTPENIAKFDTLKADLGYGLLLKRYTPNVVDATEEHIQKAVKDSIPQVGPMFWSFRIMVGCGVIMLGVFVLAFYYNAHRIIEQKRWLLWAAVWSIPLPWIAIEFGWIVAEYGRQPWAISEILPTFLATSSLTVNDLLISITGFLVFYTGLAAVEGWLMLRFVKQGPSSLHTGKYHHELAKADSLVSEGAQS, from the coding sequence ATGATAGATGAAACATTTGTGGATCTATCGCGATTGCAATTTGCAATCACTGCCCTATTTCACTTCCTATTTGTCCCACTTACCTTAGGTATGACGTGGATTTTGGTGATCATGGAATCCGTTTACGTGATGACTGGTCGAGAAATTTATCGTGATATGACTAAGTTCTGGGGTAAGTTATTTGGTATTAACTTTGCGATTGGTGTGGCCACAGGCCTTACCATGGAGTTTGAGTTCGGTACCAACTGGTCTTATTACTCTCACTATGTGGGCGATATTTTTGGTGCTCCACTGGCGATTGAAGGCTTAATGGCTTTCTTCTTAGAATCAACTTTTGTGGGTATGTTCTTTTTAGGCTGGGAACGACTGACACGACGCCAGCATCTTGCTGCAACCTTCTTGATGGCATTAGGTACTAACTTATCTGCGCTATGGATTTTAGTAGCAAATGGTTGGATGCAGAACCCGGTAGGTGCTGAATTTAATTACCAAACCATGCGTATGGAAATGACCAGCTTTGCTGAATTGGTATTTAACCCAGTCGCACAAGTTAAGTTTATTCATACCGTATCAGCAGGCTATGTTGCAGCATCTATGTTCGTACTTGGTATTAGTAGCTGGTACATCTTAAAAGGTCGCGACCTTGCTTTTGCAAAACGCTCGTTCTCGGTCGCGTCAGGTTTTGGTTTAGCGTCTATTCTTTGTGTTATTTTACTTGGTGATGAATCTGGCTACGAAGTTGGCGAGGTGCAAAAAGTAAAACTCGCTACCATTGAAGCTGAGTGGCACACCGAAGAAGCCCCTGCTGCATTCACACTGGTAGGTATTCCTGACTCTGAAGAGCAAGTAACCCACGCTGCTGTTAAAATTCCATATGCGCTAGGTATCATTGCAACGCGCTCAATTGATGAGCAAGTAACAGGCATTAAAGACCTCGAAGCACAGCATGAAGAGCGTATTCGTAATGGCATGATTGCATACGAATACCTAGAGAAGCTTCGTGGTGGTGAAGACACCCCTGAAAACATTGCTAAATTCGATACTTTAAAAGCTGATCTTGGCTATGGTTTGTTACTTAAGCGCTACACACCTAACGTGGTAGATGCAACAGAAGAACATATTCAAAAAGCAGTGAAAGACTCAATCCCTCAAGTTGGCCCTATGTTCTGGTCATTTAGAATCATGGTTGGCTGTGGTGTCATTATGCTTGGCGTATTTGTTCTGGCGTTTTATTACAATGCACACCGTATTATTGAGCAAAAGCGTTGGTTACTCTGGGCTGCAGTATGGAGTATTCCACTTCCTTGGATTGCCATTGAGTTTGGCTGGATTGTTGCAGAATACGGTCGCCAACCTTGGGCAATTTCAGAAATTCTACCGACCTTCTTGGCAACCTCGTCGCTGACGGTGAATGACTTATTGATTAGTATTACTGGTTTCTTAGTATTCTATACAGGTCTAGCTGCAGTTGAAGGCTGGTTGATGCTGCGCTTTGTTAAACAAGGTCCAAGCTCGCTTCATACCGGTAAATATCACCATGAACTTGCCAAAGCGGATTCACTTGTAAGCGAAGGAGCTCAGTCATGA
- the cydB gene encoding cytochrome d ubiquinol oxidase subunit II — protein MIFDYETLKLIWWLLIGVLLIGFAVTDGMDMGVAILLRLVGKTDVERRTVINTIGAHWDGNQVWFITAGGALFAAWPMVYAAAFSGFYFAMMLVLFALFFRPLGFDYRSKIDSPRWRNNWDWGLFAGSFIPALVFGVAFGNLLQGVPYHIDDLLRVSYQGSFFALLNPFAIVVGLVSVLMLVGHAGMWLQLRTDAEVAKRSAQYGQYALMAFIVLFALAGVWVSQIDGYKIVSMGDTQGFANPLAKTVTQAPGAWLDNYTKMPLTMLFPALAFIMAALAIVLSKLQKPAMALIASSLMLAGVILTAGMSMFPFVMPSSNNPNISLTMWDAVSSHMTLNVMFFAAVIFVPLILIYTTWCYVKMWRKVTINEIENNTHGSY, from the coding sequence ATGATTTTTGATTACGAAACACTAAAACTAATTTGGTGGCTGTTAATTGGTGTATTACTGATTGGCTTTGCAGTGACCGATGGTATGGATATGGGCGTGGCAATTTTGCTTCGTCTGGTTGGTAAAACTGATGTTGAACGCCGTACAGTAATTAACACCATTGGTGCTCACTGGGATGGAAACCAAGTATGGTTCATCACCGCAGGTGGTGCCCTCTTTGCTGCTTGGCCTATGGTGTATGCAGCCGCATTCTCTGGCTTTTACTTTGCAATGATGCTGGTGTTATTCGCGCTATTTTTCAGACCGCTTGGTTTTGATTACCGCTCAAAAATAGATTCACCACGCTGGCGTAATAACTGGGATTGGGGCCTGTTTGCAGGTAGCTTTATTCCAGCACTCGTATTTGGGGTTGCCTTTGGTAACCTATTACAAGGTGTGCCTTATCATATCGATGATCTACTACGTGTTAGCTACCAAGGTTCATTCTTTGCGTTATTGAACCCGTTTGCCATCGTCGTTGGTCTCGTTAGTGTACTTATGCTAGTTGGTCATGCGGGTATGTGGTTGCAACTTCGAACTGATGCAGAAGTAGCAAAACGTTCAGCACAATATGGCCAATATGCACTTATGGCGTTTATTGTATTATTTGCCTTAGCAGGTGTGTGGGTATCTCAAATTGACGGTTATAAAATCGTTAGCATGGGCGATACACAAGGCTTTGCAAATCCATTGGCTAAAACAGTAACTCAGGCACCTGGTGCATGGCTTGATAACTATACAAAAATGCCATTAACAATGCTGTTCCCTGCTCTTGCTTTTATCATGGCTGCACTGGCAATTGTGTTATCTAAATTACAAAAACCAGCGATGGCACTTATCGCTTCAAGCTTAATGCTAGCAGGTGTGATATTGACTGCGGGTATGTCAATGTTCCCGTTCGTTATGCCTTCGAGCAATAACCCAAATATTAGTCTAACTATGTGGGATGCAGTTTCGAGCCATATGACATTAAACGTGATGTTTTTCGCTGCCGTTATTTTTGTACCACTTATTCTTATTTACACGACATGGTGTTATGTGAAAATGTGGCGCAAAGTAACCATCAATGAAATTGAAAACAACACCCACGGTAGCTATTAA
- the cydX gene encoding cytochrome bd-I oxidase subunit CydX, translating into MWYFAWILGVLLACTLGVINVMWYEFHQHKDSIADDELELYARLKNNDDN; encoded by the coding sequence ATGTGGTATTTTGCCTGGATATTAGGTGTTCTATTAGCCTGTACTCTTGGGGTGATTAACGTAATGTGGTACGAATTTCACCAACATAAAGATTCTATCGCTGATGATGAGCTAGAGCTGTACGCGAGACTCAAAAACAACGATGACAACTAA
- the cydD gene encoding thiol reductant ABC exporter subunit CydD, translating to MTTKPRPNRAQQQTLRAFLKQYSQSASGLLKLSISLGTLNALLMIASCYLLANAVHQVMFEQADLQAVTPLLWPLAGLILLRAVLVALSERVSNLAALKIKNVMRNTLLEKLTKLGPAYSEQKGHGATLNTLHNGVEALHQYYANYIPSVAYSALIPLAILVVIFPTDYKAGLIFLLTAPLIPFFMILVGHKAEQLNQERWQQLAVLGNYFFDRLQGLTQLKLFNATKRELNSISQISDDYRGATMGVLKVAFLSSFALEFLATISVALVAVIIGFRLFFGTLDFATGFVVLLLAPEFYLPLRQMGTHYHAKLEGISAAADMVDIINQSDADEHLGSSKLELPLKDIQLSALSYHYPETNEGVTDINLTLPKKGLIAFVGESGSGKSTLFDCLLGFHHQASSAIIINGQQLSTIALHDWQAQLAWIPQQATLFYRTVADNLRLAKPDASQTELDEAAMRAGALEFINALPDGFNTLLGEQGEGLSGGQKQRIALARAFLKNAPVLMLDEPTAHLDSQTERLINQAIQDYAKNHLVLVIAHRLNTVKQADNIYVMQQGQIVESGHYQQLIEQAGLFAKLVSQGEAHA from the coding sequence ATGACAACTAAACCCCGACCAAATCGCGCGCAGCAGCAAACGCTGCGCGCTTTTTTAAAGCAGTATAGTCAGTCCGCTTCAGGACTTCTTAAATTAAGCATTAGTCTGGGTACACTCAATGCCCTATTAATGATTGCCTCTTGTTATCTTCTTGCAAACGCTGTTCATCAAGTCATGTTTGAGCAAGCAGACTTGCAAGCTGTAACCCCCTTGTTATGGCCTCTTGCTGGACTTATCTTACTACGCGCTGTGCTTGTTGCTCTTAGTGAGCGAGTAAGTAACCTTGCCGCATTAAAAATAAAAAACGTGATGCGCAATACATTACTTGAAAAGTTAACCAAACTTGGTCCGGCCTATAGTGAACAAAAAGGACATGGCGCAACGCTTAATACATTACATAATGGTGTTGAAGCGCTGCATCAATACTACGCAAACTACATTCCCAGCGTGGCATACAGCGCACTGATCCCTTTGGCTATATTAGTAGTGATTTTTCCAACCGATTACAAAGCTGGGCTCATTTTTCTTTTAACAGCCCCGCTTATCCCATTTTTTATGATTTTAGTGGGCCATAAAGCTGAGCAGCTCAACCAAGAACGTTGGCAGCAACTTGCTGTACTCGGCAATTACTTTTTCGACCGCCTACAAGGGCTTACTCAATTAAAACTATTTAATGCAACCAAGCGTGAGCTAAATAGTATCAGTCAGATTTCTGATGATTACCGTGGTGCAACCATGGGAGTATTGAAAGTTGCCTTTTTATCTTCTTTCGCACTTGAGTTTTTAGCCACTATTAGTGTTGCACTTGTTGCAGTGATCATTGGCTTTAGACTGTTTTTTGGTACGCTCGATTTTGCCACCGGATTTGTAGTGCTATTACTGGCTCCTGAGTTTTACTTACCACTTCGACAAATGGGCACTCATTACCATGCAAAGCTCGAGGGTATTAGCGCCGCTGCTGATATGGTCGACATAATTAATCAGAGCGACGCCGATGAACATTTAGGTTCCTCTAAACTTGAGTTACCGCTAAAAGACATACAACTGAGTGCGCTTAGCTACCACTACCCCGAAACAAATGAAGGGGTGACTGATATAAACTTAACCCTACCTAAAAAAGGCCTAATTGCATTTGTGGGTGAAAGTGGCTCTGGTAAAAGTACCTTATTTGATTGCCTATTGGGTTTTCATCATCAAGCCAGCAGTGCCATTATCATTAACGGACAGCAACTAAGCACTATTGCTTTACATGATTGGCAAGCACAACTTGCGTGGATCCCACAACAAGCCACGTTATTTTATCGAACTGTTGCAGACAATCTGAGATTAGCTAAACCAGATGCAAGTCAAACAGAACTCGACGAGGCCGCAATGAGAGCAGGTGCGCTAGAGTTTATAAACGCCTTACCTGATGGATTTAATACCTTATTAGGTGAGCAAGGAGAAGGCCTATCTGGGGGGCAAAAGCAGCGCATAGCCCTTGCCCGTGCGTTTTTAAAGAATGCCCCTGTGCTAATGCTTGATGAGCCTACAGCGCACTTAGACAGCCAAACAGAGCGCCTAATCAATCAGGCAATTCAAGATTATGCAAAAAACCATCTCGTGTTGGTTATTGCTCACAGGCTTAATACGGTAAAACAGGCGGATAATATTTACGTAATGCAACAAGGTCAAATTGTTGAATCTGGTCATTATCAGCAACTCATTGAACAAGCAGGCCTCTTTGCTAAACTCGTGAGCCAAGGTGAAGCCCATGCATAA